The genomic interval AGGTCCCGGAACTGACCACGGTCCCCGACTATGTCCGGGTTGGGCTGGGCGTTGCCGTCGTACCCGATCTCGAGCTGGCCGAGGAGCCTGGCGTCGCCAAGGTGCCGATCAAGGGCACCGAGCTGACCTGGACGTTGTCGGTCGCGACGCCGGCCGGACGACGACCGAGCAGAGCGGTGACCGCTCTGCTCGATCTGATCGGGGAAAGCACCCGCCCGTACTTCTAGGCGACCTGGAACCGCCAGTCCGGCAGCTCGGCGAACCGGCGCAGCGAGGCGACGCCGGCCAGCCAGCCGGTCCAGGCGCCGTACGGCGGGTTGGACTCGTCGAAGCCGCTCATCACGAAGGTGAGCCGGGTCTTCCCGTCGGACTCGGCGAGCTCCCAGGTGCTGATGCCGGCCGGCCCCCAGTCCATCGACATCTTCTGGCCCTCGACCAGGTCGACGATCTCCACGCCCGGCCCGGCGTCGAACCCGCCCATCGCGAACCGGCCGCCCTTCCGCAGGTCGATCTCGACCGGGTACCCGAACCACGCAGACGTCTTCTCCGACTCGGTCAGCGCCGAGTACACCTCGGCGATCGGCGCGTCGATCAGCGCCTCGCCCGCGAAGATCGGCGACGTGAAGTCCGGCCGGGTGGTCAGCTCGCGACCCTCGAGGTGGTCGACGAGGTTGGCCAGCGCCAGCGACCAGAACGTCTGCAGCACGCCGCGGATGTTGGCGCCGCTGATCGCGTCCGCGAAGTCGAAGTGCGTCTGCGACAGCTTGATCACGGTCGCGTCGTCACCATCGGGCGTCAGCGTGATCTCGGTGGTGGTCTCTTCGCCGCCGAGCGTCCAGGCCAGCGTCAGCATGGTGCCGTCGTACCCGACGACGCGCTGGTGGGGCACATCGCCCTCGGGGATGTAGCGGCCCCAGAACTCGAAGGTGCCAGGCAGGTCGACGGTCGAGTGCTCGCCGAGCCAGAGGTTGAGGGCCTTGGGATCGGTCAGCGCCTGCCGGACCTCGTCGATCCCGGCCTTGGCGCGCACTTGCAGGACAAGTGGTTCAGTCATGGTTCTGGTCTCCCTTGGGGTAACAGGCCACGGCCAGCTTGAAGGCGTCGCCCTCGCTGCCGCCGTAGCGCGAGAAGAGGTCCTGCAGCGTGCCGCGCAGGTCCTCGAAGAACTCCCGCCGCCGGTCCGGTGGAACCCGGATCTCACCGGACACCCCGATGGACGGCAGCTCCGGAGCCGACCGATCCAGCGCGGCGATGTCGGTCTGGACCTCTTCCATCAGGTCCAGCACGTAGCCGAGGCTCAGCTCGTCACGGGTCCGGCGCAGTCCACCGATCCGCCCGACGAGCGTCGGCGACAGCCAGTACGAACGGGCTGTCGCCTGGTAGATGCCTTCGTGGATGCCACGCACCTTGCGCTCGTCCACCTGGGTCACCAGGCCCGCTTCGACGAGGCGCTTGACGTGGTAGTAGACGCGCTGCGGGGTCTGCCCGAGCTGCTCGGCCACCGCACTGCAGGTGGCCGGCTCGGCCAGCCGCCGCAGCACCTCGATCCGCTGCGGCTTGAACAAGGCCTCGGCCTGCTCGAGCTGCTCCAGGTGCATCACGTCTCTCATCACACAAAGAACTTTGTACGTAAAAATCTCTTTTGTCAATCACGGGATTTACATCACTCGGGAATGTAAGTGGTGGGTCGCTCGTTGTACGAAGGGCTTGGTGATGCATCACCAACCAGACACCCAAGACCTGGGGGCCTTTGCTACGGATCGTCCGGCACGTTCCTGCCGGCGAAGGAAAGGAAGCGCGACATGGCAACTGTCTCGTTCAAGGGAGCCACCCGGGTCTACCCGGGCACCGACCTCCCCGCTGTCGACAAGCTCGATCTCGACATCTCCGACGGCGAGTTCATGGTGCTGGTCGGACCGTCGGGTTCCGGCAAGTCGACCGCGCTGCGGATGCTGGCCGGGCTCGAAGAGGTGAACGAAGGCGGCATCTACATCGGCGACAAGGACGTCACCAACGCCCCGCCGAAGGAACGCGACATCGCGATGGTGTTCCAGAACTACGCGCTCTACCCGCACATGTCGGTCGCCGACAACATGGGGTTCGCGCTGAAGATGCAGGGCATCCACAAGGACGAGCGCGCCAAGCGCGTCCTGGAGGCCGCGAAGCTGCTCGGCCTCGAGGAGTACCTCGAGCGCAAGCCGAAGGCACTGTCCGGCGGTCAGCGTCAGCGGGTCGCGATGGGTCGCGCGATCGTGCGTAGCCCGAAGGTGTTCCTGATGGACGAGCCGCTGTCGAACCTCGACGCGAAGCTCCGGGTCCAGACCCGCACGCAGATCGCCGAGCTGCAGCACCGCCTCGGCGTCACCACCGTCTACGTCACCCACGACCAGGTCGAGGCCATGACGATGGGCGACCGGGTCGCCGTACTGAAGGACGGCGTACTGCAGCAGGTCGACACCCCGCTGAACCTCTACGACAAGCCGCGGAACAAGTTCGTGGCCGGCTTCATCGGGTCGCCCGCGATGAACCTGATCGAGGCCGAGATCACCGACGGCGGCGCGAAGATCGGCGACTACGTCGTACCGATCGCCCGGGAGCTGCTGGCCAAGGCCGGCGACGACAAGACGCTGACGCTCGGCATCCGGCCGGAGGCGTTCCACCTCGCCGACGAGGGTCTGCCGGTCAAGGTCGCGGTGATCGAGGAGCTCGGCTCGGACGCCTTCCTGTACGGCACGGCGGAGCACACCGACGAGAAGCAGCAGATCATCGCCCGGATCGGCACCCGCCTGCACAACGACAAGGGCACTCTCGTGCACCTCGCCCCGGACGCCGACAAACTGCACCTCTTCTCCACCTCCACGGAGGAGCGCCTAGTAGTTTGATCCGGTGGGCCTCTGGGACAAGGACGCACCAGGTGTGATGGAGCTGCCGTCGGGTCGGCTCGTGCGCGGACGCGGTCTGCGCCACGGCCCGGCGGCAGCGCCGTTCCCGACGTACGGCGTGTATCTGCTCGGGACGGAACCGCCTGACGTGCCGTGGGAGACGCACTGGATCAAGTGGCCGGACTTCCGGCTGCCCACGGATCGCGCGGCCGCGTTGACCATCTTCCGGGACGCGTTGGAGCGGACCGGGAGCGGGCGGGTCGAGTTCGCCTGCAACGGTGGGCGAGGGCGGACGGGTACGGCGCTCGCATGCCTCGCCATACTCGATGGGGTGCCTGCTGACCAGGCCGTCGCGTACGTGCGGCACCACTACGACAAGCACGCCGTGGAAACACCGTGGCAGAAGCGCTACGTCCTAAATCTGTTGACCCGGAGCTGAGCTCTCGCGTTGGGTCTGAGACGTGACCATCTTGCGGACCAACCCCAGTGGGCTCCACCCAACCCCCGGCTACCACCACGTCACCACAGTCCAGGCAGACACACTCGTCTACCTGGCGGGGCAGTGTCCGTTGCAGCCGTCCGGCGAGTTGACCGCAGGTGGTTTGGATGGCCAGACCGCTCAGGTCATCACGAACATTCTCACCGCGCTGGAGTCAGTGGGTGCGGCGCCGACGGACGTCGTCCGCACCGTCATCTACGTCGCCAGCCCTGACCGCGAGGATCTCTCCGCCGTTTGGACGCAGCTCAACGCGTCACCGCTGGGTCCTGCCTTCACGACCGCCAGCACGCTGCTCGGCGTGGCTCAGCTCGGGTTCCCGGGGCAGCTGGTTGAGATCGACGTGACGGCGGCCCTGTGATCGTTCCCGCCGAGGTCGTCGAGTACGACCCGCGGTGGCCGGGCTGGTTCGCTGAGATCGCGGCGGTGGTGGAGCCGTACTTCGACGAGCTGCCGCATGTGATCGAGCACGTCGGGAGCACCGCCGTGCCCGGGCTCGCCGCGAAGCCGATCATCGACGTCGACATCGTCGTACCGTCTGATGCCCTGGTGACCGCGGCGATCGAGCGGTTGGTTGCCGCCGGCTACCGGCACGAAGGCGACGCCGGCATCGCCGGCCGGGAGGCGTTCGCGCTACCGCCGGACGTTGCCCACTACCACCATTTGTATCTTGTTGTTGAAGGCAACAAAGCTCACCGGGACCACGTGCTGCTCCGCGATCATCTGCGCGCGGACACGGCCGACCGGGAGCGGTACGCCGCCCGCAAACGCGAGCTGGCGCACCTGCTCACCACCGACCGCACCGCCTACGTCGTAGGCAAAGGCGCATTGGTCGAAGAGCTGATCGCTAGAGCTGATGGTTCGCGCAGAGCCGATGATCCGGATCGTATTGCTCCCGGAGCTCCGTCAGCCGGTTGAGCGTCTCCGGGTCGTAGACGTCTCGGAGGTCGAGCCCGGCGCCGTTGAAGTTGAGCAGCCGGCCGACCGTCAGGTCACGCCACGGCTCCAGGACGGCGTCGTGCAGTTCGCTGGCGTGGTCCTCACCAGGTGAGATCACGGTGATCGAGTACGCCGCGTCCCGATGGCAGATCGCGTTCGCGACCGCCGGCTCCTGAGTGAGTGCGCCGCCGAGGTGACGGATGCCGACCACGCACATCGTCGACGCCTCGGGACCGGCGAGCTTCGGCACGGTCGCCAGCGCCGTCGGGTCGAGGTCGCTGACCAGCACGTTTCGCGAGCTGAAGCTGTCCGGCCGATCGGGCTCGGCGAAGATCTTCCCCGACTCGACGTACGGCATCGTGCCGACCGTGTCGAGTGCGGGCTGCCCGATCGCCCGCAGCCGCTCGATCAGCGCCTCGGGGTTGTCGGCGAGGATCGCCAGTTGCACCTGCGCGATGTACTTCCCGCGCAGCGCCGGCGGGATCGGTGGGATGTCCGGCAGCGGCACGAGCGCCATCGCGGTCGTCACCTCGTCCGGCACGGTCTTGGTCCACGTCCGCCATACCTCGAGGACGTCCGGGTGTTCCGCAAGGTCGAAGTACAGGCTCCCGCCGTACAGCGTCGGTACGTCGAAGAGCTCGATCTCGATGCCGGTCACCACACCGAAGTTGCCGCCGCCACCTCTTGTCGCCCAGAACAGGTCGCCGTCGGCATCCCGCCGTACCCCGTCCATGGTCACGAGCTCGATCCGCCGCACGTGGTCCGCGGCGTACCCGAAGCGTCGCGCCATCAGACCGAGACCGCCGCCGAGCGTGTAGGAGACCGCCCCGACACCCGGGAAGCTCCCGGACAGCGGCGCCAGACCGTACGGCGCGGTCGCCTCCATCACGTCGTGCCAGGTGGCGCCCGCTTCGATCCATGCCGTCTTCTTGTCCGGATCGACTGTCACCCCGTTGAACTTAAGGGTCGTAATGAGCACACCGCCGTCGATGCCTCTGGTCAGACCGTGGCCGGACGCCTGCACGGCGATCTTCTCGTCGTGATCGATCGCGTAGCGCACCGCCTCCTCGACCTCGGTCGCACTGGTGACCGGGAAGATCACCGCCGGCCGATGCGGGTCCCGCCGCTGGTATCCGAGCCGCGTCTCGTCGTACTCCGTGCTTGTCGTCGTCAACATCATGCAACTCACGCTATGAGCCCTTGCGGACAGATCTTGTCCTCAAGGAATGATGGATCCATGCAAATGCCTGGTCGCCTGCTGCGATTACTCTCGCTGCTGCAGAGCCGCCGCGAATGGTCCGGCCGTGAGTTGGCCGACCGCCTCGGCGTCACCGAGCGAACGGTACGGCGCGACGTCGACCGACTCCGGTCGCTCGACTACCCGGTCACCGGGACGACCGGGACCGCGGGCGGCTACCGGCTCGGGTCCGGGACACATCTGCCGCCGCTCCAACTGGACGACGACGAGGCGATCGCGGTCGCACTCGGTCTGGTCGGCGCGGCCGGCGGCGGGTTGAGCGGGATGGCGGAGAGTTCAATGAGTGCGCTGGCCAAGCTGGAGCAGGTGCTGCCGGTGCGCCTCCGGCCACAGCTCGCCGCGGTCGGTTCGGCCGCGGAGGCGATCCCGCGGCCCGGCGTACCGCAGGTCGATCCGGGTGTGCTCGCCATCCTCGCGCGCTGCTGCCGGAATCACGAGATCGTTGCCTTCGGCTACCACGGCCGGGCGCGTGAGGCGACGCTCCGGCGAGTGGAGCCGCATCAGCTGCTGACGCTGGCATGGCGGTGGTACCTGCTCGCGTTCGATCCGGGGCGGGACGACTGGCGGATCTTCCGGGTCGATCGGATCGTCGACGTCACGCCGGTGGTGCATCGCTTCACTCCGCGGGCGTTGCCGGCGGCGGACGCTGCGTCGTACCTGGTGGAGTCGTTCGCGTCGGCGCAGTACCAGCACTCCGTCCATCTGACTGTGCAGGCGCCGGCGGCCACCGTCTCGGCGACCTTCGAAGGCATTGTCCGCGGGATCGTCGAGCCGGTTGATTCGTCGTCGTGCATCGTCCGGTTCAGCGCGGACACACCGGCGATGCTGCTGACGCAGGTCGCCGCGATTGCTGCCGTCGCGACGTTCGTGGTCGATCACGCGACGCCGGAAACGGCTGAGCTGATCGCCAGGGTGGGCGATCAGCTCAGGGGGTCCTTCTCACGCGGCGATCAGGCCGATCCCGAGCGTCAGCACCCCCAAGGCTAGAAAGGCCGCACCGACCCAGAGGACCCACAGGAACTGATTGGGCTGGGTGCGGTCCTTGCCGGCCGACGACGCGAAGAAGCCGCCGGACATCAGGACGGCCGCGACCGGGATCGCCAGCCGGGCGACCCACAGCCAGAACCCGGTCAGGCTCGTCTGGTCGACGTACAGGAGTCCGACCAGGCTGAGGATGACCAGGACGCCGGCGTGGGCGTGACCGGCGCGCGCGAACGACT from Kribbella sp. NBC_00709 carries:
- a CDS encoding GrpB family protein translates to MIVPAEVVEYDPRWPGWFAEIAAVVEPYFDELPHVIEHVGSTAVPGLAAKPIIDVDIVVPSDALVTAAIERLVAAGYRHEGDAGIAGREAFALPPDVAHYHHLYLVVEGNKAHRDHVLLRDHLRADTADRERYAARKRELAHLLTTDRTAYVVGKGALVEELIARADGSRRADDPDRIAPGAPSAG
- a CDS encoding helix-turn-helix transcriptional regulator; amino-acid sequence: MPGRLLRLLSLLQSRREWSGRELADRLGVTERTVRRDVDRLRSLDYPVTGTTGTAGGYRLGSGTHLPPLQLDDDEAIAVALGLVGAAGGGLSGMAESSMSALAKLEQVLPVRLRPQLAAVGSAAEAIPRPGVPQVDPGVLAILARCCRNHEIVAFGYHGRAREATLRRVEPHQLLTLAWRWYLLAFDPGRDDWRIFRVDRIVDVTPVVHRFTPRALPAADAASYLVESFASAQYQHSVHLTVQAPAATVSATFEGIVRGIVEPVDSSSCIVRFSADTPAMLLTQVAAIAAVATFVVDHATPETAELIARVGDQLRGSFSRGDQADPERQHPQG
- a CDS encoding ABC transporter ATP-binding protein — encoded protein: MATVSFKGATRVYPGTDLPAVDKLDLDISDGEFMVLVGPSGSGKSTALRMLAGLEEVNEGGIYIGDKDVTNAPPKERDIAMVFQNYALYPHMSVADNMGFALKMQGIHKDERAKRVLEAAKLLGLEEYLERKPKALSGGQRQRVAMGRAIVRSPKVFLMDEPLSNLDAKLRVQTRTQIAELQHRLGVTTVYVTHDQVEAMTMGDRVAVLKDGVLQQVDTPLNLYDKPRNKFVAGFIGSPAMNLIEAEITDGGAKIGDYVVPIARELLAKAGDDKTLTLGIRPEAFHLADEGLPVKVAVIEELGSDAFLYGTAEHTDEKQQIIARIGTRLHNDKGTLVHLAPDADKLHLFSTSTEERLVV
- a CDS encoding RidA family protein, which encodes MTILRTNPSGLHPTPGYHHVTTVQADTLVYLAGQCPLQPSGELTAGGLDGQTAQVITNILTALESVGAAPTDVVRTVIYVASPDREDLSAVWTQLNASPLGPAFTTASTLLGVAQLGFPGQLVEIDVTAAL
- a CDS encoding FAD-binding oxidoreductase, translated to MMLTTTSTEYDETRLGYQRRDPHRPAVIFPVTSATEVEEAVRYAIDHDEKIAVQASGHGLTRGIDGGVLITTLKFNGVTVDPDKKTAWIEAGATWHDVMEATAPYGLAPLSGSFPGVGAVSYTLGGGLGLMARRFGYAADHVRRIELVTMDGVRRDADGDLFWATRGGGGNFGVVTGIEIELFDVPTLYGGSLYFDLAEHPDVLEVWRTWTKTVPDEVTTAMALVPLPDIPPIPPALRGKYIAQVQLAILADNPEALIERLRAIGQPALDTVGTMPYVESGKIFAEPDRPDSFSSRNVLVSDLDPTALATVPKLAGPEASTMCVVGIRHLGGALTQEPAVANAICHRDAAYSITVISPGEDHASELHDAVLEPWRDLTVGRLLNFNGAGLDLRDVYDPETLNRLTELREQYDPDHRLCANHQL
- a CDS encoding ArsR/SmtB family transcription factor — encoded protein: MRDVMHLEQLEQAEALFKPQRIEVLRRLAEPATCSAVAEQLGQTPQRVYYHVKRLVEAGLVTQVDERKVRGIHEGIYQATARSYWLSPTLVGRIGGLRRTRDELSLGYVLDLMEEVQTDIAALDRSAPELPSIGVSGEIRVPPDRRREFFEDLRGTLQDLFSRYGGSEGDAFKLAVACYPKGDQNHD
- a CDS encoding SRPBCC family protein, producing the protein MTEPLVLQVRAKAGIDEVRQALTDPKALNLWLGEHSTVDLPGTFEFWGRYIPEGDVPHQRVVGYDGTMLTLAWTLGGEETTTEITLTPDGDDATVIKLSQTHFDFADAISGANIRGVLQTFWSLALANLVDHLEGRELTTRPDFTSPIFAGEALIDAPIAEVYSALTESEKTSAWFGYPVEIDLRKGGRFAMGGFDAGPGVEIVDLVEGQKMSMDWGPAGISTWELAESDGKTRLTFVMSGFDESNPPYGAWTGWLAGVASLRRFAELPDWRFQVA
- a CDS encoding protein-tyrosine phosphatase family protein encodes the protein MGLWDKDAPGVMELPSGRLVRGRGLRHGPAAAPFPTYGVYLLGTEPPDVPWETHWIKWPDFRLPTDRAAALTIFRDALERTGSGRVEFACNGGRGRTGTALACLAILDGVPADQAVAYVRHHYDKHAVETPWQKRYVLNLLTRS